From Oreochromis niloticus isolate F11D_XX linkage group LG14, O_niloticus_UMD_NMBU, whole genome shotgun sequence, one genomic window encodes:
- the LOC100694785 gene encoding endonuclease domain-containing 1 protein, whose amino-acid sequence MQTFVTLCALLPLLCFVHADVVESFEDAPECMKYFYKEKVPELGASTPGAARLCQRFVNRYHFATLYDTIHRIAVYSAYQFQPSNGGGRENRWFVEPQLVDRSWQGEMKDGYWLGQDNPGVYLGERQALNEDFTNSGFDRGHLNPNGHHAVPSRNATFTLTNVVPQNPKLNQNAWRIHESQLTELFLEKCPKAYVLVGAIPSADSWIVKNNVKRVNIPDYLWNAYCCVDNNDRPIQSGAARARNTEDNLVEQLSLDELETFLQQFIAQPVGELFYNNCRA is encoded by the exons ATGCAAACATTCGTAACTTTGTGTGCTCTTCTCCCGCTCCTCTGTTTTGTCCATGCAGATGTTGTGGAAAGTTttgag GATGCGCCAGAATGCATGAAGTACTTTTATAAAGAAAAGGTGCCTGAGTTGGGAGCTTCTACGCCTGGTGCTGCCCGCCTCTGTCAGCGCTTTGTCAACAG GTACCACTTTGCCACACTGTATGACACCATCCATCGCATTGCTGTCTACTCTGCCTATCAATTCCAGCCCAGTAATGGAGGCGGCAGGGAGAACAGGTGGTTTGTGGAGCCACAG CTGGTAGATCGGTCTTGGCAGGGAGAGATGAAAGATGGATACTGGCTGGGGCAGGATAACCCTGGTGTCTACCTTGGAGAGAGACAAGCTCTGAATGAGGACTTCACAAATTCAGGCTTCGACCGTGGTCATCTCAACCCCAACGGACACCATGCAG TCCCTAGCCGCAACGCCACTTTTACCCTCACCAATGTGGTTCCTCAGAACCCCAAGCTGAACCAGAATGCCTGGAGGATCCACGAGTCCCAGCTCACCGAGCTTTTTCTGGAGAAGTGCCCTAAGGCCTACGTGCTGGTCGGTGCCATTCCTTCTGCAGACAGCTGGATTGTTAAAAACAATGTTAAGCGTGTCAACATCCCAGACTACCTGTGGAATGCCTACTGCTGTGTGGACAACAACGACAGACCCATTCAGAGCGGCGCTGCCAGAGCAAGAAACACAGAGGACAACTTGGTGGAGCAGCTCTCTCTGGATGAACTGGAAACATTCTTGCAGCAGTTTATCGCACAGCCAGTGGGAGAGTTGTTTTACAACAATTGCAGAGCATAA